A portion of the Bactrocera neohumeralis isolate Rockhampton chromosome 2, APGP_CSIRO_Bneo_wtdbg2-racon-allhic-juicebox.fasta_v2, whole genome shotgun sequence genome contains these proteins:
- the LOC126751417 gene encoding uncharacterized protein LOC126751417, whose product MMTKHSEMAILLATAQIRVKAANGEYVTLRALIDQGSQKTTISEEASQILHLPRRREVTELQGLGNTTVGVSKFKINIKIKPRFLSNEAYNVEALILPKLASAQPDKTFKWDIEQFKNYTLADPNFNKLDRIDIVIGSDIYADILEEGIFKKDRILGQATKLGWILSGVLQQPRKNNTILAAVTTTLEKFWEIEDTTTPADTADDDECLRIFEKTTVRNGNNRFVVNLPFKQKKKRIRRFSQTSYGEVS is encoded by the coding sequence ATGATGACGAAACATTCGGAAATGGCGATACTCCTAGCAACAGCACAGATAAGGGTGAAGGCAGCAAATGGAGAGTATGTGACATTGCGAGCCCTAATCGATCAAGGATCCCAAAAAACTACTATTTCCGAAGAAGCATCTCAAATACTTCATTTACCAAGAAGAAGAGAAGTAACTGAACTACAAGGTTTAGGAAATACCACAGTGGGAGtgtccaaatttaaaatcaacattaaaaTCAAGCCGAGATTCCTAAGCAACGAGGCGTACAATGTCGAAGCACTAATTTTGCCGAAATTAGCGAGTGCTCAACCAGACAAAACGTTTAAATGGGATATAGAACAATTCAAAAACTACACTTTAGCTGatcccaatttcaataaattagaTCGAATCGATATTGTCATTGGAAGTGACATATATGCCGACATACTAGAAGaaggtatatttaaaaaagaccGAATACTAGGTCAAGCTACGAAATTGGGCTGGATATTGTCGGGAGTTTTACAACAACCgagaaaaaacaatacaattttagCAGCGGTTACTACAACATTGGAGAAGTTTTGGGAAATAGAAGACACTACAACTCCAGCAGATACAGCAGATGATGATGAATGcctaagaatttttgaaaaaacaacagtaaGAAATGGAAATAATCGATTTGTCGTCAATCtaccttttaaacaaaaaaaaaaaagaattaggcGATTCTCGCAAACAAGCTATGGCGAGGTTTCTTAA
- the LOC126763347 gene encoding uncharacterized protein LOC126763347 isoform X3: MYGRSELASTGQSARSITSLLQESTESTKNLATSTKKDVQRMSNSVQEQIEQLFTDVAKDATSSFTVIYLGSLPLKDKVTSLQGLQPPLRELYLKELNTKKKCFGFLEICTTGLRVKINANYNTNTQSEENITPFHNIAVWSAVKFVVSDSDGGAAFLPLITDPDNIDKTSLFRPLDGNEKNHVPNNGHSPIFAVVMRAPGLPKVLKCHAFICKSTEDAIVIAATLYQSLMAHVNSSSHRSTKRRTPRNQNGVSCISIASSSARTGSNYLSQSQALSNGRKSSLRSSSESMGAAEIATPPRSGRKKRGSNSFLTSSNNVINETETTTEERRRKSQKSKRAPPVPNSLHSNNSVRNIGNQAGIALKDAFCDGCGGGGFLSVADSLGSNSNSVLRNDNNGDILTRVAIPRSGSFLNTGGLTRYKSRAARRHSGKLGGGGGSPLGFSELFNEFRLHENLHSLDEILYAIIDADGMSFNDLKPIYKEFLMKLAVTLTKDELFQRSKNIMRRQRKKKLKHRSNAPVTQKKSKTFMFGTRSLKKVLHLGQFRSCRGKPMSKFPPNKKEEVQNLSKSRAHAVKPSVTGQSNDHQRMRVATSGSDVSVVRKDNTLRGLNRNSSSGYVSCSECSYDSESCTCTSADRCYCSLRTDHVDSRLRHKSERNIITSNNTTSISRRNTNNSSGGNINRDSLISCKSDEKCYCSMVEEESALPVCDFTNTHSDTTWCDTDSCVSTSKCYCQRSQRDRQQRSIRGDTSTRFSHKGRTKSRTTAEKLALDYELFTISSNGKSVQPHEALSVKKSVEAAAIFADMKLSQTTDIKSMCPPPSIKSKTSLSVRSARSEQGKKFVQSVKKRDSSSIDRRHKHHSTGVLSSSSSQKSHSAEDLLGKLRAMEKNSKSESLKSARDKGQTLLTEFEKHGSLHCNYQSMQAVNASLEDTLGYLP, from the exons ATGTATGGACGAAGTGAGTTGGCAAGCACAGGGCAGAGTGCTCGATCCATTACAAGTTTGCTGCAGGAATCTACCGAGTCGACGAAAAACCTTGCAACTTCCACTAAAAAAGATGTGCAACGTATGAGTAATAGTGTTCAGGAACAAATCGAGCAGCTTTTTACTGATGTGGCTAAAGATGCCACCAGCAGCTTTACAGTTATATACTTGGGCTCATTACCGCTAAAAGATAAAGTAACTAGCCTTCAAGGGCTTCAGCCACCTCTTCGTGAACTTTATTTAAAGGAGTTGAATACTAAG AAAAAGTGCTTTGGTTTTCTGGAAATCTGTACAACTGGATTGCGAGTTAAAATTAATGCTAATTATAACACCAACACTCAAAGTGAAGAGAATATCACTCCATTTCACAACATAGCAGTTTGGTCCGCAGTGAAATTCGTTGTCTCAGATAGTGATGGCGGTGCTGCTTTTTTACCGTTGATTACAGATCCGGACAATATTGACAAAACGTCCTTATTTCGTCCATTGGA tggcaatgaaaaaaatcatgttccaaATAATGGGCATTCTCCAATTTTTGCAGTCGTTATGCGGGCCCCCGGTTTGCCAAAGGTTCTAAAATGCCATGCATTCATTTGTAAAAGTACCGAAGATGCAATTGTTATCGCTGCCACATTGTACCAGAGCTTAATGGCCCACGTAAATTCTAGTTCGCATCGAAGCACTAAACGACGTACACCACGTAATCAAAACGGCGTTAGTTGTATAAGTATTGCTAGTAGTTCGGCTCGAACGGGGTCAAATTATTTATCACAATCCCAAGCCTTATCTAATGGTCGGAAAAGTTCCCTGCGTAGTTCTAGTGAAAGCATGGGCGCCGCAGAAATTGCTACACCTCCTAGATCTGGGCGGAAAAAGCGTGGTTCCAACAGCTTTCTTACTTCTAGCAATAATGTTATTAACGAGACGGAAACTACAACTGAAGAACGAAGACGTAAATCTCAAAAAAGTAAACGTGCCCCTCCGGTTCCTAACAGTTTACACTCTAATAACTCTGTACGTAACATAGGTAATCAAGCTGGCATTGCTCTCAAAGACGCATTTTGTGATGGTTGTGGAG GTGGCGGCTTCTTATCGGTTGCGGATTCATTGGGTAGTAACTCTAACAGCGTCCTACGTAACGATAATAATGGAGATATACTAACGCGCGTGGCAATACCTCGATCCGGTAGCTTCCTAAACACGGGAGGACTTACGCGGTATAAATCAAGAGCTGCGCGTAGACATTCTGGTAAACTAGGCGGAGGTGGTGG TTCACCACTTGGTTTCAGCGAACTGTTTAATGAATTCCGCTTGCATGAAAACCTTCATTCATTGGACGAAATTCTTTATGCCATAATTGACGCCGATGGTATGTCATTCAACGATCTTAAGCCAATCTACAAAGAATTCCTTATGAAATTGGCGGTAACTCTCACAAAGGATGAACTCTTCCAGCGATCAAAGAATATTATGCGGcgacaaaggaaaaaaaagttgaagcatCGAAGTAACGCTCCAGTAACACAG aaaaaatccaAAACGTTTATGTTTGGAACGAGgagtttaaaaaaagttctcCACTTAGGCCAATTTAGATCTTGTCGCGGCAAACCAATGTCAAAATTTCCCCcgaataaaaaagaagaagtccAAAATCTCAGTAAGAGTAGAGCGCATGCAGTTAAACCATCCGTCACAGGGCAGTCAAATGACCATCAGCGGATGCGAGTAGCAACCAGTGGTTCGGACGTATCGGTGGTGCGCAAAGACAACACCCTTCGTGGGCTAAATAGAAACAGCAGCAGCGG CTACGTGTCTTGTTCCGAGTGCAGCTATGATTCAGAATCATGCACGTGTACATCAGCGGACCGATGTTACTGCAGTCTACGAACGGATCACGTCGACAGCAGATTACGCCACAAAAGTGAACGAAACATTATTACGTCAAATAATACAACTAGCATCAGCAGACGAAATACAAATAACTCTTCCGGAGGTAATATTAATAGGGATTCCTTAATATCTTGCAAGTCGGATGAAAAATGCTACTGTTCCATGGTGGAAGAAGAGAGTGCTTTGCCCGTGTGTGATTTTACAAACACACATTCGGATACTACGTGGTGTGATACTGATAGTTGTGTCAGCACTAGCAAATGTTATTGCCAACGCAGCCAGCGTGATCGTCAGCAAAGATCTATTCGTGGTGACACGAGCACTCGTTTTTCGCACAAAGGTAGGACTAAAAGTCGAACCACCGCAGAGAAGCTAGCTTTGGATTACGAGCTCTTTACGATAAGCAGTAATGGAAAGTCGGTCCAACCACATGAAGCTTtaagtgtaaaaaaaagtgtagaaGCAGCTGCTATTTTTGCCGATATGAAACTTAGTCAAACAACTGACATTAAAAGCATGTGTCCACCACCTTCGATTAAGTCTAAGACTAGTTTATCGGTAAGAAGTGCGCGCAGCGAGCAAGGAAAGAAGTTTGTTCAGTCCGTAAAGAAGCGTGATTCCTCTAGTATCGATCGACGGCACAAACATCATAGTACCGGTGTTTTATCGTCGAGTTCATCCCAAAAATCTCATAGCGCTGAAGATTTATTGGGAAAATTGAGAGCAAtggaaaaaaactcaaaatcagaATCGTTGAAGAGTGCTCGCGACAAAGGTCAAACTTTGCTTACAGAGTTTGAAAAACATGGCAGTTTGCATTGTAATTATCAGTCGATGCAAGCTGTGAATGCCTCTTTGGAAGACACTTTAGGGTATTTGCCATAA
- the LOC126763347 gene encoding uncharacterized protein LOC126763347 isoform X2, translating to MVTCSMVDTVPISKMNTAHARKPLSSNSSGFRLLDADHLETASSVSKNSVYKLKIDLMFDDTRSLRSNRLDDTRGSHRTRSIIMYGRSELASTGQSARSITSLLQESTESTKNLATSTKKDVQRMSNSVQEQIEQLFTDVAKDATSSFTVIYLGSLPLKDKVTSLQGLQPPLRELYLKELNTKKKCFGFLEICTTGLRVKINANYNTNTQSEENITPFHNIAVWSAVKFVVSDSDGGAAFLPLITDPDNIDKTSLFRPLDGNEKNHVPNNGHSPIFAVVMRAPGLPKVLKCHAFICKSTEDAIVIAATLYQSLMAHVNSSSHRSTKRRTPRNQNGVSCISIASSSARTGSNYLSQSQALSNGRKSSLRSSSESMGAAEIATPPRSGRKKRGSNSFLTSSNNVINETETTTEERRRKSQKSKRAPPVPNSLHSNNSVRNIGNQAGIALKDAFCDGCGGGGFLSVADSLGSNSNSVLRNDNNGDILTRVAIPRSGSFLNTGGLTRYKSRAARRHSGKLGGGGGSPLGFSELFNEFRLHENLHSLDEILYAIIDADGMSFNDLKPIYKEFLMKLAVTLTKDELFQRSKNIMRRQRKKKLKHRSNAPVTQKKSKTFMFGTRSLKKVLHLGQFRSCRGKPMSKFPPNKKEEVQNLSKSRAHAVKPSVTGQSNDHQRMRVATSGSDVSVVRKDNTLRGLNRNSSSGYVSCSECSYDSESCTCTSADRCYCSLRTDHVDSRLRHKSERNIITSNNTTSISRRNTNNSSGGNINRDSLISCKSDEKCYCSMVEEESALPVCDFTNTHSDTTWCDTDSCVSTSKCYCQRSQRDRQQRSIRGDTSTRFSHKGRTKSRTTAEKLALDYELFTISSNGKSVQPHEALSVKKSVEAAAIFADMKLSQTTDIKSMCPPPSIKSKTSLSVRSARSEQGKKFVQSVKKRDSSSIDRRHKHHSTGVLSSSSSQKSHSAEDLLGKLRAMEKNSKSESLKSARDKGQTLLTEFEKHGSLHCNYQSMQAVNASLEDTLGYLP from the exons ATCTCTACGCAGCAATCGACTTGATGACACCAGAGGATCACATCGAACTCGTTCCATAATCATGTATGGACGAAGTGAGTTGGCAAGCACAGGGCAGAGTGCTCGATCCATTACAAGTTTGCTGCAGGAATCTACCGAGTCGACGAAAAACCTTGCAACTTCCACTAAAAAAGATGTGCAACGTATGAGTAATAGTGTTCAGGAACAAATCGAGCAGCTTTTTACTGATGTGGCTAAAGATGCCACCAGCAGCTTTACAGTTATATACTTGGGCTCATTACCGCTAAAAGATAAAGTAACTAGCCTTCAAGGGCTTCAGCCACCTCTTCGTGAACTTTATTTAAAGGAGTTGAATACTAAG AAAAAGTGCTTTGGTTTTCTGGAAATCTGTACAACTGGATTGCGAGTTAAAATTAATGCTAATTATAACACCAACACTCAAAGTGAAGAGAATATCACTCCATTTCACAACATAGCAGTTTGGTCCGCAGTGAAATTCGTTGTCTCAGATAGTGATGGCGGTGCTGCTTTTTTACCGTTGATTACAGATCCGGACAATATTGACAAAACGTCCTTATTTCGTCCATTGGA tggcaatgaaaaaaatcatgttccaaATAATGGGCATTCTCCAATTTTTGCAGTCGTTATGCGGGCCCCCGGTTTGCCAAAGGTTCTAAAATGCCATGCATTCATTTGTAAAAGTACCGAAGATGCAATTGTTATCGCTGCCACATTGTACCAGAGCTTAATGGCCCACGTAAATTCTAGTTCGCATCGAAGCACTAAACGACGTACACCACGTAATCAAAACGGCGTTAGTTGTATAAGTATTGCTAGTAGTTCGGCTCGAACGGGGTCAAATTATTTATCACAATCCCAAGCCTTATCTAATGGTCGGAAAAGTTCCCTGCGTAGTTCTAGTGAAAGCATGGGCGCCGCAGAAATTGCTACACCTCCTAGATCTGGGCGGAAAAAGCGTGGTTCCAACAGCTTTCTTACTTCTAGCAATAATGTTATTAACGAGACGGAAACTACAACTGAAGAACGAAGACGTAAATCTCAAAAAAGTAAACGTGCCCCTCCGGTTCCTAACAGTTTACACTCTAATAACTCTGTACGTAACATAGGTAATCAAGCTGGCATTGCTCTCAAAGACGCATTTTGTGATGGTTGTGGAG GTGGCGGCTTCTTATCGGTTGCGGATTCATTGGGTAGTAACTCTAACAGCGTCCTACGTAACGATAATAATGGAGATATACTAACGCGCGTGGCAATACCTCGATCCGGTAGCTTCCTAAACACGGGAGGACTTACGCGGTATAAATCAAGAGCTGCGCGTAGACATTCTGGTAAACTAGGCGGAGGTGGTGG TTCACCACTTGGTTTCAGCGAACTGTTTAATGAATTCCGCTTGCATGAAAACCTTCATTCATTGGACGAAATTCTTTATGCCATAATTGACGCCGATGGTATGTCATTCAACGATCTTAAGCCAATCTACAAAGAATTCCTTATGAAATTGGCGGTAACTCTCACAAAGGATGAACTCTTCCAGCGATCAAAGAATATTATGCGGcgacaaaggaaaaaaaagttgaagcatCGAAGTAACGCTCCAGTAACACAG aaaaaatccaAAACGTTTATGTTTGGAACGAGgagtttaaaaaaagttctcCACTTAGGCCAATTTAGATCTTGTCGCGGCAAACCAATGTCAAAATTTCCCCcgaataaaaaagaagaagtccAAAATCTCAGTAAGAGTAGAGCGCATGCAGTTAAACCATCCGTCACAGGGCAGTCAAATGACCATCAGCGGATGCGAGTAGCAACCAGTGGTTCGGACGTATCGGTGGTGCGCAAAGACAACACCCTTCGTGGGCTAAATAGAAACAGCAGCAGCGG CTACGTGTCTTGTTCCGAGTGCAGCTATGATTCAGAATCATGCACGTGTACATCAGCGGACCGATGTTACTGCAGTCTACGAACGGATCACGTCGACAGCAGATTACGCCACAAAAGTGAACGAAACATTATTACGTCAAATAATACAACTAGCATCAGCAGACGAAATACAAATAACTCTTCCGGAGGTAATATTAATAGGGATTCCTTAATATCTTGCAAGTCGGATGAAAAATGCTACTGTTCCATGGTGGAAGAAGAGAGTGCTTTGCCCGTGTGTGATTTTACAAACACACATTCGGATACTACGTGGTGTGATACTGATAGTTGTGTCAGCACTAGCAAATGTTATTGCCAACGCAGCCAGCGTGATCGTCAGCAAAGATCTATTCGTGGTGACACGAGCACTCGTTTTTCGCACAAAGGTAGGACTAAAAGTCGAACCACCGCAGAGAAGCTAGCTTTGGATTACGAGCTCTTTACGATAAGCAGTAATGGAAAGTCGGTCCAACCACATGAAGCTTtaagtgtaaaaaaaagtgtagaaGCAGCTGCTATTTTTGCCGATATGAAACTTAGTCAAACAACTGACATTAAAAGCATGTGTCCACCACCTTCGATTAAGTCTAAGACTAGTTTATCGGTAAGAAGTGCGCGCAGCGAGCAAGGAAAGAAGTTTGTTCAGTCCGTAAAGAAGCGTGATTCCTCTAGTATCGATCGACGGCACAAACATCATAGTACCGGTGTTTTATCGTCGAGTTCATCCCAAAAATCTCATAGCGCTGAAGATTTATTGGGAAAATTGAGAGCAAtggaaaaaaactcaaaatcagaATCGTTGAAGAGTGCTCGCGACAAAGGTCAAACTTTGCTTACAGAGTTTGAAAAACATGGCAGTTTGCATTGTAATTATCAGTCGATGCAAGCTGTGAATGCCTCTTTGGAAGACACTTTAGGGTATTTGCCATAA
- the LOC126763347 gene encoding uncharacterized protein LOC126763347 isoform X1, whose translation MVTCSMVDTVPISKMNTAHARKPLSSNSSGFRLLDADHLETASSVSKNSVYKLKIDLMFDDTRSLRSNRLDDTRGSHRTRSIIMYGRSELASTGQSARSITSLLQESTESTKNLATSTKKDVQRMSNSVQEQIEQLFTDVAKDATSSFTVIYLGSLPLKDKVTSLQGLQPPLRELYLKELNTKKKCFGFLEICTTGLRVKINANYNTNTQSEENITPFHNIAVWSAVKFVVSDSDGGAAFLPLITDPDNIDKTSLFRPLDGNEKNHVPNNGHSPIFAVVMRAPGLPKVLKCHAFICKSTEDAIVIAATLYQSLMAHVNSSSHRSTKRRTPRNQNGVSCISIASSSARTGSNYLSQSQALSNGRKSSLRSSSESMGAAEIATPPRSGRKKRGSNSFLTSSNNVINETETTTEERRRKSQKSKRAPPVPNSLHSNNSVRNIGNQAGIALKDAFCDGCGGNNISNFFLLVNSIASAYYSEILGGGFLSVADSLGSNSNSVLRNDNNGDILTRVAIPRSGSFLNTGGLTRYKSRAARRHSGKLGGGGGSPLGFSELFNEFRLHENLHSLDEILYAIIDADGMSFNDLKPIYKEFLMKLAVTLTKDELFQRSKNIMRRQRKKKLKHRSNAPVTQKKSKTFMFGTRSLKKVLHLGQFRSCRGKPMSKFPPNKKEEVQNLSKSRAHAVKPSVTGQSNDHQRMRVATSGSDVSVVRKDNTLRGLNRNSSSGYVSCSECSYDSESCTCTSADRCYCSLRTDHVDSRLRHKSERNIITSNNTTSISRRNTNNSSGGNINRDSLISCKSDEKCYCSMVEEESALPVCDFTNTHSDTTWCDTDSCVSTSKCYCQRSQRDRQQRSIRGDTSTRFSHKGRTKSRTTAEKLALDYELFTISSNGKSVQPHEALSVKKSVEAAAIFADMKLSQTTDIKSMCPPPSIKSKTSLSVRSARSEQGKKFVQSVKKRDSSSIDRRHKHHSTGVLSSSSSQKSHSAEDLLGKLRAMEKNSKSESLKSARDKGQTLLTEFEKHGSLHCNYQSMQAVNASLEDTLGYLP comes from the exons ATCTCTACGCAGCAATCGACTTGATGACACCAGAGGATCACATCGAACTCGTTCCATAATCATGTATGGACGAAGTGAGTTGGCAAGCACAGGGCAGAGTGCTCGATCCATTACAAGTTTGCTGCAGGAATCTACCGAGTCGACGAAAAACCTTGCAACTTCCACTAAAAAAGATGTGCAACGTATGAGTAATAGTGTTCAGGAACAAATCGAGCAGCTTTTTACTGATGTGGCTAAAGATGCCACCAGCAGCTTTACAGTTATATACTTGGGCTCATTACCGCTAAAAGATAAAGTAACTAGCCTTCAAGGGCTTCAGCCACCTCTTCGTGAACTTTATTTAAAGGAGTTGAATACTAAG AAAAAGTGCTTTGGTTTTCTGGAAATCTGTACAACTGGATTGCGAGTTAAAATTAATGCTAATTATAACACCAACACTCAAAGTGAAGAGAATATCACTCCATTTCACAACATAGCAGTTTGGTCCGCAGTGAAATTCGTTGTCTCAGATAGTGATGGCGGTGCTGCTTTTTTACCGTTGATTACAGATCCGGACAATATTGACAAAACGTCCTTATTTCGTCCATTGGA tggcaatgaaaaaaatcatgttccaaATAATGGGCATTCTCCAATTTTTGCAGTCGTTATGCGGGCCCCCGGTTTGCCAAAGGTTCTAAAATGCCATGCATTCATTTGTAAAAGTACCGAAGATGCAATTGTTATCGCTGCCACATTGTACCAGAGCTTAATGGCCCACGTAAATTCTAGTTCGCATCGAAGCACTAAACGACGTACACCACGTAATCAAAACGGCGTTAGTTGTATAAGTATTGCTAGTAGTTCGGCTCGAACGGGGTCAAATTATTTATCACAATCCCAAGCCTTATCTAATGGTCGGAAAAGTTCCCTGCGTAGTTCTAGTGAAAGCATGGGCGCCGCAGAAATTGCTACACCTCCTAGATCTGGGCGGAAAAAGCGTGGTTCCAACAGCTTTCTTACTTCTAGCAATAATGTTATTAACGAGACGGAAACTACAACTGAAGAACGAAGACGTAAATCTCAAAAAAGTAAACGTGCCCCTCCGGTTCCTAACAGTTTACACTCTAATAACTCTGTACGTAACATAGGTAATCAAGCTGGCATTGCTCTCAAAGACGCATTTTGTGATGGTTGTGGAGGTAATAATATtagtaacttttttttacttgtaaATTCGATAGCGAGTGCTTACTATTCCGAAATTTTAGGTGGCGGCTTCTTATCGGTTGCGGATTCATTGGGTAGTAACTCTAACAGCGTCCTACGTAACGATAATAATGGAGATATACTAACGCGCGTGGCAATACCTCGATCCGGTAGCTTCCTAAACACGGGAGGACTTACGCGGTATAAATCAAGAGCTGCGCGTAGACATTCTGGTAAACTAGGCGGAGGTGGTGG TTCACCACTTGGTTTCAGCGAACTGTTTAATGAATTCCGCTTGCATGAAAACCTTCATTCATTGGACGAAATTCTTTATGCCATAATTGACGCCGATGGTATGTCATTCAACGATCTTAAGCCAATCTACAAAGAATTCCTTATGAAATTGGCGGTAACTCTCACAAAGGATGAACTCTTCCAGCGATCAAAGAATATTATGCGGcgacaaaggaaaaaaaagttgaagcatCGAAGTAACGCTCCAGTAACACAG aaaaaatccaAAACGTTTATGTTTGGAACGAGgagtttaaaaaaagttctcCACTTAGGCCAATTTAGATCTTGTCGCGGCAAACCAATGTCAAAATTTCCCCcgaataaaaaagaagaagtccAAAATCTCAGTAAGAGTAGAGCGCATGCAGTTAAACCATCCGTCACAGGGCAGTCAAATGACCATCAGCGGATGCGAGTAGCAACCAGTGGTTCGGACGTATCGGTGGTGCGCAAAGACAACACCCTTCGTGGGCTAAATAGAAACAGCAGCAGCGG CTACGTGTCTTGTTCCGAGTGCAGCTATGATTCAGAATCATGCACGTGTACATCAGCGGACCGATGTTACTGCAGTCTACGAACGGATCACGTCGACAGCAGATTACGCCACAAAAGTGAACGAAACATTATTACGTCAAATAATACAACTAGCATCAGCAGACGAAATACAAATAACTCTTCCGGAGGTAATATTAATAGGGATTCCTTAATATCTTGCAAGTCGGATGAAAAATGCTACTGTTCCATGGTGGAAGAAGAGAGTGCTTTGCCCGTGTGTGATTTTACAAACACACATTCGGATACTACGTGGTGTGATACTGATAGTTGTGTCAGCACTAGCAAATGTTATTGCCAACGCAGCCAGCGTGATCGTCAGCAAAGATCTATTCGTGGTGACACGAGCACTCGTTTTTCGCACAAAGGTAGGACTAAAAGTCGAACCACCGCAGAGAAGCTAGCTTTGGATTACGAGCTCTTTACGATAAGCAGTAATGGAAAGTCGGTCCAACCACATGAAGCTTtaagtgtaaaaaaaagtgtagaaGCAGCTGCTATTTTTGCCGATATGAAACTTAGTCAAACAACTGACATTAAAAGCATGTGTCCACCACCTTCGATTAAGTCTAAGACTAGTTTATCGGTAAGAAGTGCGCGCAGCGAGCAAGGAAAGAAGTTTGTTCAGTCCGTAAAGAAGCGTGATTCCTCTAGTATCGATCGACGGCACAAACATCATAGTACCGGTGTTTTATCGTCGAGTTCATCCCAAAAATCTCATAGCGCTGAAGATTTATTGGGAAAATTGAGAGCAAtggaaaaaaactcaaaatcagaATCGTTGAAGAGTGCTCGCGACAAAGGTCAAACTTTGCTTACAGAGTTTGAAAAACATGGCAGTTTGCATTGTAATTATCAGTCGATGCAAGCTGTGAATGCCTCTTTGGAAGACACTTTAGGGTATTTGCCATAA